One Saimiri boliviensis isolate mSaiBol1 chromosome 7, mSaiBol1.pri, whole genome shotgun sequence genomic window, AAGAACAATGAGCACCTCAGAAACCAATCCTGTCACCAGCGGCCTACAACCTCATGGGGTCCTCCAGGCCGGATGCGATGGCACGATTGGAAAATCGGTTTGTTGGAATCAGCAAGCCCCTATTCACGTCTCCGACGGTGGCGGACCCCAAGATGCTGTGAGAGAGctttatgtacaaaaacaaatagagcttATTATTCAAAGCCAATTCCCTAAGTTATCCTACCACCCCCTAGCTCGCTCAAAACCAAGAGGACCTGACATTGATGCGCAAATGCTTGACATTCTGtcagccacccaccaggccctcaatatctccaaccccagcctagcccaaaattgctggttatgcttaaatcaaggtacctccatgcccctagccttccctgtcaatatatctagttttaatgcctcacaaaataattgcacccccagcttaccctttagagtccagcccatgccttcccaagtatacccttgcttctttaaaggtgcacaaaacaacagctttgatattccggttggcgttgccaactttgtaaactgctccagtagttccaaccacagtgaggccctttgccctggcccaggccaagcttttgtttgcggcaacaacctcgcctttactgctctgcctgcaaactggacagggtcatgtgtgttagccgccctcttgccagatatagacattatttctggtgatgaccctgtccctatccctacctttgactatattGCAGGGCGGCAGAAACGAGCCGTTACACTGATTCCCCTACTAGTAGGATTGGGTGTCTCTACAGCAGTCGCTACCGGTACAGCAGGACTCGGGGTGGCTGTTCAATCTTACACAAAACTTTCCCATCAACTTATTAACGACGTCCAAGCCTTGTCTAGCACCATTAATGACTTACAGGACCAACTAGATTCCCTAGCCGAAGTAGtcctacaaaacagaagaggcttagacctactcactgcagaacagggaggtatctgtttggctctacaggaacgttgctgcttttatgccaacaagtcaggaattgtccgagataaaataaaaaatctacaagaagacCTCGAACAAAGACGCAAGGCACTTGCAGACaatcccttcctcaccggcctcaatggacttctcccttacctcctccccttccttggacccttattcgctatcatcctattcttttcctttgcccccTGGATCCTAAGACGAGTGACAGCATTAATTAAGGATCAGCTTAATTCCATACTGGGAAAGCCTatacaaatccactatcaccaactagcaacgcgtgatctagaatatggcagactgtagccggttcccctcctacgggagcagcataccgctcgacactatgctttacgaaggtaatggacaccgctaggtgcaaggcaaggcactgcaaggagaggccttactaaggctactgtcgagtctcctgagaggtaagctggcttgcatagaggttggtactcgaaaaatcctctcctcccaaaaaggtacctgtaagcctgaaaattaaggctcaggaggagcacagcctctacctcccctagctggttaaggtccgcctcctcttttttaaagaaaaagggaggagatgttgggaacccaggctaagctgatgctattggaacaaaaggttgcatcagccctccccgccaaaagcatgccccgggcgtggtggcgggccaccaatggaggacctgatcacgggcaagacatgcctcagggccaccaatggaggacctgatcacgcacagaacatgcatggctgcaccaatggggtagctgatcatgagctaaacactcgtctcccagcctatcagaactacttcccctttcccctctctaccctctcccctccctatataaggaacccattttgaaataaactttgcagcttgatcagaacttttgtcttgctgccattcttcgcgcctcttgtcccatccctttctcatccacgacaggcttgctcgggttcctgtttgttgctctgcgggacagagcaGGGGACCACGGGGTCAGGTAGGGTGGGGACAAGGGACATTGGCTTCCCGTCTCTATTAACCAGTGGACAGTAGGAGCAAATTTTCCTTCAGCTACCAACTACTAATTTGAAAGAGGGATTTTAAAAAGTTGCTTGTTACTGTCTTCTTTTCCTCCAAATCAaactgagataaaaaaaaattttaaactatggGTGAAACGATTAAACaaagaaacttggagttcacaaGGTCTTTCTAAATAGCCACATCGTCTAAAGGTCACTAAGTAAAAATTAGAAGACCTgactatataaaatacaaaaccttTATATGgcaaaaacaactcaaaaatcaaaatgtaattcagaaacagaaattgAGCTGAGAATACAGTggcaaaacataaaatgcagagCTAATATTACTATCCAAAAAAACACGATACAGTTAAACAAATCAGTACAAATATAATGACCtaaataattcacataaaataacGAGGATAGGAATACTCAACCTCATTAATAATTACAGAAATGTACATTTGATCAAAATACAACTGCATTTTTATCAGAACGGAACAGATGAAACTGTTTAGAGTTGTTAAGAGGTTGGGAAAGAGGGCCTTTCCCTAGGGTGTTGATAGGACTATAAGTAATTCTAGTTATTTGGAGGCCAAAATGGTAtgattgcttaaaaataaaaatgttggcctggtgcggtggctcacgtgtgtaatcccagcactttgggagactgaggcaggcaatcacctgaggttaggagtccaGCCTGACCGatacagagaaaccccatctctactaaaaatacaaaattagccaggcatggtggcactatgcctgtaatcccaactactcaggaggctgaggcaagagaatcacttgaacctgggaggcggaggttgcagtgagccaagatcgtgccattggactccagcctgggcaatgagagcaaaactccatctcaaataaataaataaataaatattacattcttTGACCCCAAAATTATCCTCCCAGAAATGTATCCCACAGAAATATTTGTACAAAAGTCTAAaaagatatagatacatatacatagatgtgtgtatatgcatatttattataaaactgtatttttcttcattggtAATGGAGGAAAAACAAGCTGGAATTGAACAAAGATCTGTTCTCAGAAGATGAGTCAAATGAACTATGTGGTGTCTTTTAAATAGGATGCAATGCAATCTTTCAAAGAGGTAGATTACATACTCTGGTATAAAAAGTTGTTGTCcaaagcagtggctcacgcctgtaatcccaacactttgggaggctgaggtgggtggatcacaaggtcaggactttgagaccaccctggccaacaggatgaaaccccatctctactaaaataaatacaaaaaatttgccgggcatggtggtgggtacctgtatctcagctactcaggaggctgaagcaggagaatcacttgaacccaggaggcagaggttgccatcaGCCAAGATTcggccactgcgctccagcctgggtgacagagcgagactccatctcaaaaaaaaaaaaaaaaaaaaaaaaaaaaaaggctgggcgcggtggctcaagcctgtaatcccagcactttgggaggctgaggcgggtggatcatgaggtcaagagatcaagaccatcctgatcaacatggtgaaaccccatctctactaaaaatacaaaaaattagctgggcatggtggtgcgtgcctgtaatcccagctactcaggaggctgaggcaggagaatcgcctgaacccaggaggcggaggttgcggtgagccgagatcgcgccattgcactccagcctgggtaacaagagcgaaactccgtctcaaaaaaaaaggaaaaggaatgaagttcaaAAGACTGATACGTAACTGGTAAAAAgcaaattacaga contains:
- the LOC141585043 gene encoding syncytin-1-like is translated as MLCILILLLHPRLCPVTKGGLGKPSEDIYTALFGAPCDCKGGTQTNNYATPTYTQVTDCGDKNAYLTYDTNWNGVSSPKWLCVRKPPSIPVINGRPGPCPSECRGNIEPQMHSSCYSSFSQCTLDNNTYFTAILQRTMSTSETNPVTSGLQPHGVLQAGCDGTIGKSVCWNQQAPIHVSDGGGPQDAVRELYVQKQIELIIQSQFPKLSYHPLARSKPRGPDIDAQMLDILSATHQALNISNPSLAQNCWLCLNQGTSMPLAFPVNISSFNASQNNCTPSLPFRVQPMPSQVYPCFFKGAQNNSFDIPVGVANFVNCSSSSNHSEALCPGPGQAFVCGNNLAFTALPANWTGSCVLAALLPDIDIISGDDPVPIPTFDYIAGRQKRAVTLIPLLVGLGVSTAVATGTAGLGVAVQSYTKLSHQLINDVQALSSTINDLQDQLDSLAEVVLQNRRGLDLLTAEQGGICLALQERCCFYANKSGIVRDKIKNLQEDLEQRRKALADNPFLTGLNGLLPYLLPFLGPLFAIILFFSFAPWILRRVTALIKDQLNSILGKPIQIHYHQLATRDLEYGRL